The Periplaneta americana isolate PAMFEO1 chromosome 16, P.americana_PAMFEO1_priV1, whole genome shotgun sequence genome segment TAGCATTCGTTGCTCCAAATTCACTTCTAGAGACATAATATAGTCGGAAACTTTACAATTTTGGTACATGCGTATCAATGAACACAGTGGTATTGTAGTCGAACATGTTGCTTACAGTAGATTTTCAAATTTACCGTCCAGTGTATCAATGCAATTCTCTGGTCGCGTGTATCATGTGTCTTTAGTAACatattttgcagtgattttgatgtgtaaatgttttataagagactcaagcaataaagcatggcaatggtttgtgttacattaGGATGTGGTGTCCTCGCGAAATAGTgcctcacagcacaattttttttattttattgggtttttttttcgacgctgtatcaacaactaggctatttagcgtctgaatgaaatgaaggtgataatgccagtgaaatgagtctggggtccagcaccgaaagttacccagcaattgctcgtattgggttgagggaaaaccccgaaaaaaacctcaaccaggtaacttgccccgaccaggattcgaacacgggccacctggtttcgcggccagacgcgctgaccattactccacaggtgtggaccacaccACAATATGACATTAGAGGAAAGTGATTATATTGGTGtcccggagtttgtcggtttaattacttttcagcCTGTATAATTGTCCtggtttgttaattttttatgtaacatctatactaataaatctatagccgaaatttttctggtaattttcgattttccaaaaataattggtcctaacatatataattaaccaccctgaaaccgaaaatcgcttttttgaaatttttgtttgtatctctgtctgtctgtctggatgtttgttaccttttcacgcgataatggctgaacggatttcgatgaaaattagaatataaattaagttcgttgtaacttagattttaggctatatggcattcaaaatacgttacttaaaagaggggttataaggaggcctgaattaaataaatcaaaatatctcgcttattattgatttttgtgaaaaatgttacataacaaaaatttctttaaaagcaattatcgataagttttattctttgaataattttgataggactgatttttaatgagataaatgagttttaaaattaaaataactgtcatctaaggcggtgtaatgaaataaaaaaaaaatgacttcgtctataaggggctttggagaACAACAATCGAAAGTATTGAAACATAgtttacagagaatgtttttgtgtttgtatgaagaaaTATCGAAagataaattaactgatttgtataattaattattatttcaccatttgaaagtgtagtttctctagatggacataatgctataatgttattacagtaacttctgactgaATTGATaataggtaagattaaaatagcttcttatgcacagaaaacttgataggctattctgtatattcgtttcctgtatttcttaaaataatgtttaagtaAGTTACATACGTCATCAAcatactttttatataatataatataatttaagttatttgaagggttcagatccatggtgggccaagcgccatttactgaatacgtagaaaacaagggttaaaattaagttattcataattcaatgcaaacatattgcaagtaatataaagtatacacattaaatctaaatgatgtcaatgttcattaaactatggttgcatgtaataaaaattaaaaacatgttaaaggaattgtcattgcaccaaatgagtggtctctggaccaaaatgatcgcattttaattattgaaatacaatttaaattaagtaacatattaaacgatttatccttctatcaaacacgaatgttccttggatcaaacgtcctattttaattatgtaattactttatatttatttctaacaggtgcagcggagcgcatgggtaggGCTAGTCTATAATAAAATGGTTTAGTTCGTTTAGTGATTTATGTATGCAATGATTTCACTTGCCCGTGTTCTTCGTACTATCTTATTTCTCTATTTCATATATGTTCTTCATTTAtcaattattcatattcattagTTTAATCTTAGTAATAACTTCCATATTTCCGTATTTAACTGTTTCTGTGGTCATATGCGTGTTTATATAATATgcttgtatttcatctcactatATTGACTATTGTGtactagagatgggataaactgttctttttaagaaaccgtttcgactgtaactgtttcatgaacgaaactgttccaaaataacagtttcataagaatatgtttacagcatcagtgccaactgttccaagtgttccaactgtttcaacttctcatctgcttcgagaacatgtttcaaagcccttgaatccaACTTGAATAGTCtataaatcagctgttcagtgtattatgacaacgaaagtcatttttcataggttactgttaagggtgcagtaaataactacaatgcAAAATGAAtcgatgttagtaaaaataatgctTATAACCCTAGGAGAATTTAATAACAATGAGATTAGCCAATGATATTTTTCGTGGTATAACCGattaataattaacattatgttagggcaccatgaacatattctccatcaatggacagctaataattaatatcagatttattagggaatttgattcgtacaattaaattgcgcgatcctacataggctactgttgcacgaaggccgtgtggaacatcgataatattatatctactttcgattggaggtcaatgatagcgctacacgtgcCCTTTGCAAACactaaagaagaggaaaactttagaaattgaactgtttatctcttggaaccatgtggaatgttggagcagtgtaacactctttggaacagttggaacaggttatttcacgaaactgtttcgtatcgaaacagtttcaattgtgaaacagtttgaaataaactgttccagctttttttttacccatctctattgTGTACAGTGATACATTTTCATTACAGCATTGCGGGCAATTCTTCATATTATTCTATTTCATATATGTTTATCGATTATTCATATCCAGTATTTTATTCTTAGTAATTACTTCAATATTTTCGTATTTAACTTTCTATGGTCATCTGCGTGTTTATATAATATGCTTATATTTCATCTTGTGTACAGTGATTCATTTTCATTACAGCATTCCGGGTAATGTTGAGAAGAGTGTGCCATCAGGATGCCACGGCATTTCTCGTGAAGAAGACAAATTGGCACAGCATCGCACCTACAGACTTGACGGTTCAGTTGGGAGTGACATGAGCCATAGTTCTTTCAAGTGTGATGTCTGTAACAAGGTTTTCCTAAAATCGCAATTCCTGAAACGTCATTTTCGTACTCACAGATTTAAAAAtgcattcaaatgcgatgtctgtgggaAGTGTTTATCGCAGTCGGGATATCTCAAAGCACATGCACGCTTGCATACAGGCGAATTGCCATTTCAGTGCCATATATGCGGAAAGTCTTTCAGAGAATCGGGATATCTGAAAAGACATGAACGCATACACACAGGCGAAAGGCCTTTCAAATGCAATGTCTGTCGAAAGAGTTTCACGGAATGTGGAGGACTAATAAGGCATTCCCGCACACATACTGACGATAGACCATTCATGTGTGATaggtgtggaaagtgtttttcacaATACGGTCATTTAACTCAACACTCAGTCGTACACACCagcgaaaagccattcaaatgcaacGTCTGCGGTAAGCGTTTCCCACATGCGGGACATTTAAGGATTCATACCCGCGTACACACAGGCGAGAGACCATATAAATGCGATCAGTGTGTTAAGACTTTTACGGAATCGGCGAATTTGATAAAACACAAAAATCGTGAACACAGGCGGAAGGTCTCTTGAATTCGAAGTATGAAAAATTTGTCATAGCGGCGAAAGGCCTATCAACTGCGATGTCTGCGGAAAGTGTCTTACAATCGGGATTTCTCCATATTTACGCCTCCTGCACGTAGCTGAGAGACGATTTAAGAGTTTTGTACGTTGAAAGAAATTTTCGGAATCGGAAAatctgaggaagacgttattaaaATGCTTGGAACAAGTGCACAATACCGGAGCGGCGAATATTTCGAATACCTCAACTCATGATGTCACCTTATTTACTcagaaataaaaacgaaattacacTCCTGTTCTCTTTTCCTCCTACTCGCCTGCTCTCCTCGTCCTCTATCTGTTATATCTTATCACTAGaactcggattttaggtaaaaacctattttgttcctcatgatatatacagaagaaaagttgtatatatacgaattatggaaataCATGTTCTATCcaacctaaaaatacctaatttcacgttagaaactatttttacctaattttacattttccagtttgtatgtatgtatgtatttatttatttattagccgtcagaatacaatacaatacagttggTAATATGGAAACGCTGTGTAATTCTGTATGCCAGTCATGCCTTGACAACAATCGCAGCATAATTCGTCTCTTCTGTTCATCACAGTGTGAGATTTCAGAGCGAAGACGTATTTAGTGGAAAATAAAACATGAATGTGCTGTTCCCTTGCATCTTTAAATATGCTTTGGTGTCACCAGTTGATGTGGAACGCTCATTTTCGGCATATAAGATGGTGTTATCTGAGAagcgatgcagtttctcaatggaaaacttagaaaagatgtcagttgtttactctggctctaattatggacatatacaatgaaataatgtcaaatgtttcggctaatttgtaatgggaaatgaaaaaatgtcattttttgttcatctatttttgtaattttagaacctattttgatttgtgatagaacctattttaggtacctaatttaagattttaggacctaaaagtccGAGGTCTACTTATCACCTATATTACATCTTATATCACTCATTCCACACATTACTTATACAGACGGTgccaaaaaaaatgtatacacacttcaagcaaagaaaaagctatgttaacataacaaagcagaattcacacaaacagaaaatgatgagcaATAATCATCTTAGACTTCTACAGttacaacagttgctcaaaatgtccaccatgGGCGTCGAAACACTTCTGAGTACGTTGAACTACTGTTCTAACACGCGATACTAATAAAAATATCCCCTAATACACAGCATGCAAAGTGTTTCTCCAATCGGGACATCTGAAGAATCACCCCCCCTACATACAGGCGAGATACAATTTAAATGCGATATATTTTTAAAGAGTTCGTCGGAATTGGAATATCTggataaaaaaaagaagacaatCGTACACACAGATAAAaggcctttcaaatgtgataccTGGGGTATGTGCTTTAAGTTTAGGTATAGGCTAGGAAATCACATATGTTCACATGCAGACaagtcttaatttatatttattgtctttaaatttgtaattaaagttaggaaagttatgaGATTCTTTAGTCTCACTGCAGCTGCTTACTGGGGAAGTGCAGCCACCGCAACCAGGAAAGGGGAGATAATCGTCACGCTAAATTGTAATATCATTTCATACCCGTATTTGTACAGAAATCAtaaaacagtaatttatttaaccCTCCTagggcctattccacaaaggtatggtgttttaaattacaagtaaattctctaGTAAGCAGTAAAAATACTAGAGTTTCTGTTTCACAAAAGTCTTTTCTACAGTGGTGTTTTACGACTCCATGCTTACAAATGAATTCTCAATAACATTATGTAGTTTCATGATTGTGTTtcacaaaagtactagtatttGTAACATACTAGTGAATTGACAAGTATTCTCTACCAATGAATGGAGACTAATACATGTACTAAcgcaatttaaatatatttatttcagaatattaatatgtatttagaTAGCATGTATTATAGaatatttttccttccttctatttccttcaaaagaaaAAATTTCATCTCCCTTGACACCATTTCAATACTTTGGCAGTGTTTgtaatttcgtaacaattaagtTTGAGGGTGAATATCGTTATTAGTGGCATCTGTTTGGCTAATATAGAATACTATCAAGGAATATTATGCAGGAATCGCGGAAgaacatgatgataataatagggaAGTAACTTTCCattattaagaagtaaactaaaacaAATAATATTGCAGGGTTACGAAATTTATAGAATCTACGAATCTGTGCTGTATAACCTATCTTAAAATACATTACGATTACAATGACCAACATAACCTAATTTGATGAATGAAAAATATTCTTTGGTTGATCAGAGTATacctaaaaacaaattaaaatttacactcAAGTCATTCTCTCATATCTCTATTTTTTCAGTCATTTTCAGGATaatatacttacatacatacttacttacttacaaatggcttttaaggaacccgaaggttcattgccgccctcacataagcccgccatcggtccctatcctgtgcaagattaatccagtctctatcatcataccccacgtccctcaaatccattttaatattatcctcccatctacgtctcggcctccctaaaggtccttttccctccggtctcccaagtaacactctatatgcatttctggattcacccatacgtgctacatgccctgcccatctcaaacgtctggattttaagttcctaattatgtcaggtgaagaatacaatgcgtgcagttctgtgttgtgcaactttctccattctcctgtaacttcatctcgcttagccccaaatattttcctaagcaccttattctcaaacacccttaacctatgttcctctctcagagtgagagtccacgtttcacaaccatacagaagaaccggtaatataactgttttataaattctaactttcagatttttggacagcagactggatgataagagcttctcaaccgaataataacacgcatttcccatatttattctgcgttaaatttactcccgagtgtcatttgtatttgttactgttgctccaagatatttgaatttttccacctcttcgaatgataaatctccaatttttatatttccatttcgtaatatACTTCCATTatgcaaaaaaatgttatgttttatttaacgacgctcgcaactgctgaggttatatcagcgtcgccggatgtgccggaattttatcccgcaggagttcttttacatgccagtaaatctactgacatgagcctgtcgcatttaagcgcacttaaatgccatcgacctggccctggATCCAACCCCCAacatgggcatagaaggccaacactATACCAAATCGCCAACCAAGTCGACTACGCAATGCATCTCTCACTGTCCTTGCAATGGTAGCATGATTGGTTTTTTCTAAGACAGTGCACGTAATCAGATGAGGAGATCCAGCGTCTATGGAGTCCATTTTCCCCACAACTACATTAGCTACATACCTCCCACAGGAGTCTGTAGTTTCATCCATGGAAACCCAAGTAAGTGAATCTCCTATGTCGTTTCTAATTTCTTGGAGgacctaaaatataatttatttttaatagttatgAAAACATCTATTTTAAAGTACACATCAATTACACAAATGTTTTGTGGAATTAactttaataaacattattaaataactgaaCTCACTTTTTCATACAGTGGATCCAAGTAATTCTTTCTCAATGTGGCTTCGTCAGGAATTTTCCTTTTAGTGTATTTCTGCAAAAATCCGCGAAATAATGGATTGTCCAGTTTCCtacaagatataggcctattagctGCTACTAGGGCTTCACAGAGGTTCGCACTAAATGTAACACTTTCATTTTGTTTTGGATTCAAATTAAGCAAAGGctgataattatttttctttgaattttaaTGTGAGACGCAGTCTGCCAATGCTGATCCACTTGGAACTTTTCTGAGCAGTTCACctattaattaaaacattattacacTTTAGAGTAAGCAGCTGCATGTAATATAATGTgactttacaaataaaataaataaaagtgtttgtggataaatatttttaaaaatccatgttgaatctttcgtacaccacttttaacgctagaatataaataattgattaaatggcgatcttactcgtgttaattatgtaagcacgtgtggcttacagctgtttcggtgttacttgacactatcctcagagcctactagatctctgcgctatctcaacttcgctgcctgttgtgtgggtgcgttcgtgtgatgaagagttgtgtcaaatagtgtgtgtattctgaaattgatctgtgtgttgagaatttgattatggtgtgttttagtgtgtctattgttctagtgtgttgaagttttggtttttgggttgtatgtgtaggatttccatgtctgtatttatgttattgtatgtatggttagcattagttatgtgttaggcatatgtatatgtattgtgttctctggttattgctttaatgtgttctttgtatcgagtttggaatgatctgcctgtctgtccaatgtagaaactgtcacaACTATTGcacgtgagtttgtatacgcctgtgtggttgtatttatttctttgtgttgtttgttgagatgtctttgtagtgtgtttttttttcgtatgttagtgtgatgtatttgttgtttgtgttgtgttttgtgtgtttttgttttgtcttccttatgatgttgtctattagttacacagattactcaacatacccatgagccaacaaaactacaatgaagaagtgaacacaatcaaatacatagcgcaagaaaatggttacaacacAACAGAGGTcaggcataaattattccatcaATAATTGCGAATTTCTAATGCTGCTGTCattcatgttttatttttattttataattctcgTAAGCAGGTTcaacacggttcaattttccatgctcgtaggaatataaatacatatattatatatatcaacCTTGCATGCATTGTTCGAATGCGAAAAGTTGAAAGACAAGTTGAACCGTGTACATCCACCTCTACTATTGCAGTACTTCGCACCAGTGTTGCAAACACATAATATcgccgtcagtctaacacctggaaatttGTCAGAAtccgtccaaaaaaaaaaaaagaacaaacaagATCCACTCTCTGTctctatacatatatacacacaaataaaatgcaaattttaacatttaccaatcctcattaaaataataattcgtgaaTCTCTGATTTGATTACGAGCAAATCTGAAACATGGGATTCTCCTATCTCATTGGGATTCTTAAACATGGTACGAAACAGGTAGgactgttcaaataaaaagtaaaatctcgcaaaaattaaataattaaaaatgacagcaactAAAAATATCAAAAGACGATATAAATCGTAATTTCTGCTAGAAAATCcatcacccgtcaaagccattcttttccgtCTGTTGGCAACGCTGCTTTCTAACTCGGTTTCCAACTGCTTTCCGTGATCACAGCACACTTGATCGTAGATCATACCCTGGAACAGTGTTTTCTAAATAGTGACGGGAGATTGAGGTTATCGCGATTTGTgatgcattttaattttaatacttcgTAGAGGTAAGATTGTACTTTTGAAATTGCCACTCTCGTATTTATCCAAATATTCTGCACCAAAGGaggctatactttttttttttgctgataaCATTGCGTGATATACGGTATATActaataacaatttaaaattatggtttatttaacaacg includes the following:
- the LOC138691689 gene encoding zinc finger protein 239-like; translated protein: MNVIKMEPEAGSLGLQSHDNIYNTEDNMALSEDRNLLDLQAMRIKMDHNYCLTSEIKIEVSPVLIIFPTVKCDVEENSFDLDRIQQNQTLVLSLKEDEMLTESIPGNVEKSVPSGCHGISREEDKLAQHRTYRLDGSVGSDMSHSSFKCDVCNKVFLKSQFLKRHFRTHRFKNAFKCDVCGKCLSQSGYLKAHARLHTGELPFQCHICGKSFRESGYLKRHERIHTGERPFKCNVCRKSFTECGGLIRHSRTHTDDRPFMCDRCGKCFSQYGHLTQHSVVHTSEKPFKCNVCGKRFPHAGHLRIHTRVHTGERPYKCDQCVKTFTESANLIKHKNREHRRKVS